In Amia ocellicauda isolate fAmiCal2 chromosome 5, fAmiCal2.hap1, whole genome shotgun sequence, a genomic segment contains:
- the kxd1 gene encoding kxDL motif-containing protein 1, protein MEPTASGMFCGRMLSMVNSEDVNAIIQAQRHMLDRFEKTNEMLLNFNGLSNVRLQQMNDRFQHHTRSLVEMKKDLDSIFRRIRTLKGKVAKQYPDAFSNIHESPILEDDDDEFDPIPQSTATTTATSEQSTESCDTSPDIISPSASRCSEDFSQEQPATPTSNGQRKSSNEEEEEDPGKD, encoded by the exons ATGGAGCCCACTGCCTCTGGCATGTTTTGTGGGAGGATGCTCAGCATGGTGAATTCAGAAGATGTGAATGCCATTATTCAAGCACAGAGACACAT GCTGGACCGCTTTGAGAAGACAAATGAAATGCTGTTGAATTTCAACGGTCTTTCCAACGTGCGCCTCCAGCAAATGAACGACCGCTTCCAGCACCACACGAGATCGTTGGTTGAGATGAAGAAAGATTTGGACAGCATTTTTAGACGCATCAG GACACTCAAGGGCAAAGTTGCAAAGCAGTACCCAGATGCTTTCAGTA ACATCCACGAGTCTCCGATTCTGGAGGATGACGATGATGAATTTGACCCCATCCCCCAAAGCACAGCCACTACCACGGCCACGTCCGAGCAGAGCACGGAGTCCTGTGACACCAGCCCCGACATCATCTCCCCCAGCGCGAGTCGCTGCTCGGAGGACTTTTCCCAGGAGCAGCCTGCCACGCCCACCTCCAACGGCCAGAGGAAATCCTccaatgaggaggaggaggaggatccagggAAGGACTAA
- the ergic2 gene encoding endoplasmic reticulum-Golgi intermediate compartment protein 2, with the protein MKMRRLNRKKALNLVKELDAFPKVPDSYVETTASGGTVSLIAFSAMALLALLEFFVYRDTWMKYDYEVDRDFSSKLRINIDITVAMRCQYVGADVLDLAETMVTASDGLQYEPVVFDLSPQQRLWQRTLILIQNRLREEHSLQDVIFKTVLKGAPTALPPREDVATQPPNACRIHGHLYVNKVAGNFHITVGKAIPHPRGHAHLAALVSHETYNFSHRIDHLSFGEEIPGIINPLDGTEKICSDHNQMFQYFITIVPTKLKTYKIAADTHQYSVTERERVINHAAGSHGVSGIFMKYDISSLMVTVTEQHMPFWQFLVRLCGIIGGIFSTTGMLHGFVGFLVDVVCCRFKLGVYKPKEVSLPDGHMNNHTVITENSKH; encoded by the exons ATGAAGATGAGGCGACTGAATCGGAAGAAAGCCCTCAATTTGGTTAAAGAGCTGGATGCATTCCCTAAGGTCCCTGACAGCTACGTGGAGACCACAGCTAGTGGGGGGACAG TGTCTTTGATAGCTTTTTCAGCCATGGCTTTGTTGGCGCTGTTGGAGTTCTTTGTGTATCGAGATACCTGGATGAAGTACGACTACGAAGTTGACAGAGATTTTTCTAG taaattaagaataaatatTGATATTACAGTTGCAATGCGGTGCCAGT ATGTTGGTGCAGATGTGTTAGACTTAGCAGAAACCATGGTAACTGCTTCAGATGGTCTCCAATATGAACCA GTTGTGTTTGACCTGTCTCCCCAGCAAAGGCTTTGGCAAAG GACGCTCATTCTCATACAGAACAGGCTAAGGGAAGAGCATTCGCTGCAAGATGTCATattcaaaactgttttaaaagGGGCCCCCACCGCCTTGCCGCCTAG GGAAGATGTAGCTACTCAGCCACCAAATGCTTGCAGAATACATGGGCATCTTTATGTCAACAAAGTAGCAGGCAACTTTCACATTACTGTGGGCAA GGCTATTCCTCACCCACGAGGCCATGCACACTTAGCAGCTCTTGTAAGCCATGAAA CATACAACTTCTCCCATCGGATAGACCATCTGTCTTTTGGGGAGGAGATACCAGGCATCATCAATCCCTTGGATGGAACAGAAAAAATCTGCTCTGATC ATAATCAGATGTTCCAGTATTTCATCACAATAGTGCCAACAAAGCTCAAAACCTACAAAATCGCAGCAGATACCCATCAGTACTCAGTCACAGAAcgg gaaCGGGTTATAAACCACGCAGCGGGCAGCCATGGTGTTTCTGGGATCTTCATGAAATATGACATCAGCTCTCTCATGGTGACGGTGACTGAACAGCACATGCCTTTCTGGCAGTTCCTTGTGCGGTTATGTGGAATCATTGGAGGAATATTCTCCACAACAG GCATGCTCCATGGATTTGTGGGTTTCTTAGTGGACGTTGTCTGCTGTCGATTTAAGCTGGGAGTTTACAAGCCCAAGGAA GTCAGTCTCCCTGATGGCCACATGAATAACCACACTGTCATAACAGAAAACAGCAAACATTAA